One part of the Verrucomicrobiota bacterium genome encodes these proteins:
- a CDS encoding FAD-dependent oxidoreductase: MSSKESPVAIVGAGVAGLAAAWELSRNGRPAVVFEKSRGFSGRAASRSRSGVRYDYGANFFKLAEDRVGEVIRSHLPTEELVEIPGEVRVLTEDDEILPGDEKANAETKWTYSSGISTLGKLLAQAANRAEIVRETQIAEVMGSGQSWRLLSPAGESYGPFEQVLWTLPAPQSYQILKASSLEGSWLECLGECSYHRQFTFVLGYHHEPARPAGVHALVNLDQGHDIAWLSFEEDKPGHVPPGQSVLVVQMAPEWSAGEFASERELLLHEVVEKVAAILGSDWDQPDWWDSQRWKFAHPTRLLDRGLLEEEECAGLGFHFAGDALVGKGRVPLALGTGLEAADRLLGKREAV, translated from the coding sequence ATGAGTTCCAAAGAGTCTCCGGTGGCGATTGTGGGCGCGGGCGTGGCGGGGTTGGCGGCGGCTTGGGAGCTGTCTCGAAACGGGCGCCCGGCGGTGGTTTTTGAAAAGAGCCGGGGCTTTTCCGGGCGAGCTGCTTCCCGCAGCCGCTCGGGGGTGCGCTATGACTACGGGGCCAATTTTTTCAAGTTGGCGGAGGACCGGGTGGGCGAGGTGATTCGCTCTCACTTGCCCACCGAGGAACTGGTGGAAATTCCTGGGGAGGTGCGCGTCTTGACCGAAGACGACGAGATTCTCCCGGGCGACGAGAAGGCCAACGCCGAGACGAAGTGGACCTATTCCTCGGGAATCAGCACCTTGGGCAAGCTTTTGGCCCAGGCGGCCAACCGGGCCGAAATCGTGCGAGAAACGCAAATTGCCGAGGTCATGGGGAGCGGGCAATCGTGGCGACTCCTAAGCCCGGCCGGCGAGAGTTACGGGCCTTTCGAGCAGGTTCTGTGGACCCTCCCCGCCCCGCAAAGCTATCAAATTCTGAAAGCGTCTTCGCTCGAGGGGAGCTGGCTGGAGTGCTTGGGGGAGTGCTCGTATCATCGCCAATTCACCTTCGTCCTCGGCTATCATCACGAGCCCGCACGGCCAGCAGGAGTGCACGCGCTGGTGAACCTGGACCAGGGGCATGACATCGCTTGGCTCTCTTTTGAAGAGGACAAACCAGGACATGTCCCGCCTGGTCAATCGGTCCTGGTGGTGCAGATGGCCCCTGAATGGAGTGCGGGGGAGTTTGCGAGCGAGCGCGAGCTACTCCTGCACGAAGTGGTGGAAAAGGTGGCCGCGATTTTGGGGAGCGATTGGGACCAGCCGGATTGGTGGGATAGCCAGCGCTGGAAATTTGCGCACCCGACCCGGCTCCTGGATCGGGGCCTCTTGGAAGAGGAAGAGTGTGCGGGGCTGGGCTTTCACTTCGCCGGGGACGCACTCGTGGGGAAAGGGAGGGTGCCCTTGGCCTTG
- a CDS encoding sulfatase-like hydrolase/transferase, producing MRRWFFLLSLVFLALPWGAVAKRPNVILIITDDQSWDSLGFMGGKVHTPRLDQMVREGLLLTDFNVTSTVCSPSRYSFMTGRYAGHCTAEKFLHEHPPGDQTQVENIGELEPNRWNLARALQRGGYKTGFIGKSHLINHEWVAEGGGSHVGRWEKAGFQLYPKDADPRDPEVSAKMRYNHAKWCEAMKAYGFDFVDGYYAANLRELFNESLNVHNLEWTVSKAFQFLETYREDPFFLYFSTTLHHGPAPWNNQYSLEADPRMTGEGFVPEGFDVMPSREDVLRRNREAGFKDRAAYALWLDDGVGAILDKVADLGLEEDTLIAFVPDHGSYRHGKATLHDYGMRVPMILQWRGTIRPGSEYDGIVANIDFAPTILDLCGVPVPPHYQIDGLSFRRAVLGDPRPIRGHLFGELGHSRAVKTKDWKYIAIRYPERIQKRIDEGETFRSYHGERMEAPYLTRNGHLGHHAAVKNPNYFVRDQLYSLQRDPEETENVFRENPEVAQQMQRLLSQAARQFEGRPFGEFTN from the coding sequence ATGCGCCGCTGGTTTTTCCTTCTGAGCTTGGTCTTTTTGGCTCTCCCCTGGGGAGCGGTCGCCAAGCGCCCCAACGTCATTCTCATTATTACCGACGACCAAAGTTGGGATTCGCTGGGCTTCATGGGCGGGAAGGTGCACACGCCGCGTCTTGATCAGATGGTGCGGGAGGGTCTTTTGCTGACGGACTTCAATGTGACCTCGACGGTTTGCTCGCCTTCGCGTTACAGTTTCATGACGGGTCGCTACGCAGGCCATTGCACGGCCGAGAAGTTCCTGCACGAGCATCCCCCGGGCGACCAAACCCAAGTAGAAAACATCGGCGAATTGGAGCCCAATCGTTGGAATCTCGCCCGGGCCCTCCAGCGGGGTGGCTACAAGACGGGTTTCATTGGCAAGAGCCATCTCATCAATCACGAGTGGGTGGCGGAGGGCGGGGGCAGTCACGTCGGCCGTTGGGAGAAAGCGGGCTTTCAGCTCTACCCGAAAGACGCGGACCCGCGCGATCCCGAGGTGAGCGCCAAGATGCGCTACAATCACGCCAAGTGGTGCGAGGCCATGAAGGCTTACGGCTTCGATTTTGTGGACGGTTACTACGCCGCCAATCTGCGCGAGTTGTTCAATGAGTCCCTGAATGTCCACAATCTGGAGTGGACGGTTTCGAAGGCTTTCCAGTTCTTGGAGACTTACCGGGAAGATCCCTTCTTCCTGTATTTCTCGACCACGCTCCATCACGGGCCGGCGCCTTGGAACAACCAATACAGTCTGGAGGCGGATCCTCGAATGACTGGAGAGGGCTTTGTGCCCGAGGGTTTCGACGTCATGCCGAGCCGGGAAGACGTCTTGCGGCGCAACCGAGAGGCCGGCTTCAAGGACCGGGCGGCCTATGCGCTCTGGCTCGACGATGGGGTGGGCGCCATCCTCGACAAGGTGGCGGATTTGGGCCTGGAGGAGGACACGCTCATCGCCTTCGTCCCGGACCATGGGTCCTATCGACACGGGAAGGCCACGCTGCATGACTATGGCATGCGGGTCCCGATGATTCTTCAATGGAGGGGGACCATTCGACCCGGGAGTGAATACGATGGCATCGTGGCCAACATCGATTTCGCGCCCACGATTTTGGATCTCTGCGGGGTGCCGGTGCCGCCCCATTACCAGATCGACGGCTTGAGTTTCCGCCGGGCTGTCTTGGGCGATCCGCGGCCGATCCGGGGCCATCTTTTTGGCGAACTGGGCCATTCCCGCGCGGTCAAAACCAAGGATTGGAAATACATCGCCATCCGCTACCCGGAACGGATTCAGAAGCGGATCGATGAGGGAGAGACCTTCCGCAGTTACCATGGCGAGCGGATGGAAGCTCCCTACCTGACCCGCAATGGACACCTCGGGCATCACGCGGCCGTCAAGAACCCCAATTACTTCGTGCGGGATCAGCTCTACAGTTTGCAACGTGATCCCGAAGAGACCGAGAACGTCTTTCGCGAGAACCCCGAGGTGGCCCAGCAGATGCAGCGCTTGCTCAGCCAGGCAGCCCGGCAGTTTGAGGGCCGACCCTTTGGCGAATTCACGAACTGA